The window gggtttgGGTGAGGGGTTGTGCTTTCACTTTTGGCCTTACTTTTGGAAATTAGGtctttgtttctcttccatCGTAAAGCCCCACTGTGGAGAATCCCCCAGGCCGGCTGCACCAGCACGCTGCCAGGTTTCCAAGGTAAATCTCACAGCGAGCTGTAGTTGCTGTAGAGTTTTCAGTCGGGTCTCCAGAGCTGGGTGTgagcccctggcagctggggacctgcagccagctcctggTCCCCTCTGGGAATGCGGCAGTGCCGCtccccactcccagcacagggctggcacaggtgggagcagtgacagggctgtgctgggtgtgtgTCCCCATGCTTTAATTCATTTGCTGTGTAGTTTAGAATCTCATCCACGTGCTGTAGTGCTTTCTGTTTGGGTCTTTGCTATGTGTTTCAGCAGGATTGTAAGATATTTCCTTTTGGAAATTCACAggaattttgttaaaaaaaatatcaagaCTGCTCATTTTGCTGAGGGCAGTTTCTTGAAAAATTTAACGtatcgcttttaaaatttaatgtatTGTCTTATAAAACACACATAAGGagagcttttttcctcttttttactCAGTTTTCTGTGGTTCTTGTGTAACATCATCATATTCTTGGAGAATTTACATTGTATGTGGTATGAAACCTACCATGACCTCTGAAAACAATACATCCTTTAATGTGGCTTCGGGGAGGGGCTAGCGAGGGAGTAGCCATAAAAATCTTCAGGGTTCAAGATGAGGTTGAGATTTTTGTGAGTGCTTTTGTCGTAGCAGCAACTGTTTGATTTAGTGGCCCCTGCTACAATGGGTTGGGAGAACAAAGCCGGAATATCCCGTGTATGAGTTTGTTAAATGTAAGACCCGTCAGGAAAATTGGGGAGGGGGTAGAGGGAAGCTTCCTCAGCTCTctctctgaaataaaacaggtatttggaaaaatttcttaCCAATTGCTTTGTGTCCTAATCTCTGTTGTCTTGTGTAGCATTTGAAACCAGAGCAATCAGTGAGATGAgaagtgacagggacagggaggagggagggcttATTCACTTAAAAATTGCTGTTCTTCTTATGTGTTTTGATATTCTAGTGAAATTTCAAGGTTAAGGGAGTTCAGAGCACCCTCAGTGCAAAACTGCTTTAGATTTGCTGGCGCTTTACCATTCCTGTGAAGTTGCCTGTGGTTCTGCCCCATCTCTCCCATCCTTCACCCACACCAGGCGCTGCATTTCGTGGGGTGAAAACTGGCAAAGGTCAGGAGCAGCAAACCCGTGGGTACAGGGCAGCAGTGTGGGCCTGGCCGTGGTCCctgaggattttttaaaagatctaAATCTCCAAGACTTTCTGTAGACCATCATTTTTCATCTCCCATTTTGTTTGTGGGGAGCACGGCCACCTCTGTGGTCCCTGGGGTCTGTCTTTGTTCCCGGTGTGTGCCGCTGCTGTTTCTGGGTCTAACCTGCAAACCCAGGAGCAGTTTTTGCCGGAGGTGAGTGCAGTTCCTGTGGCCAGGGACCATTCACACCATCTCCCCTTCTGCTGGGGAGATGGAGATGGCGAGGGAAGGGTTCCGATCCCTCCTCGCTTTAATCATCCGGGCTTCCCACACTGGCTGGGTGACGGCCCTATTCTtcccacaacaaaaaaagctgTGCCTGGAAATGAGCCCTCATTGACATGGTCAGCCGGGGCTGCCCGGCTGAGGagggagccctggggctggagcagcctgtgtcCTGCCTTTGGCCGTGTGTGGGAGCCGCTGCCATTCCCGGCGCTGCCCCCCGAGCCCGGGCACTGCTGCTGAGCCCGGGATTTATGGCACTGCTCTGCGAGCAGGGGGAGGGCCGCGAGTTAAGCTGAGCCTGAGCTAAGCCCTGCAGATAGAGGACTCCTCTGTCCTGGCTAATCCCCGGCCCCCTCCCCGCGTTTATCAGATTGCTGAAGGTGGAGATTATGCACTTGGTGGCTACAAAGTCATGTTTAGCTGTCTCCCTTCAGAGATGCTCAGATAGCCCCACTCTTGGTTGTACCCACATTCCTTTGGGTGCAGCACATACCTGAGGTGGTCTGTCATGTGAAACTGAGAATGTTTTGGTGCAAATCAGGAATGTTTCTTCGCTTAAAGTTTGTATTTCCTTTGTTCATccctttattttaatgttttagaaCAATGAAATTTGCAGAACAGTGCAAATGTGCATGCTGTGCATAGCAAACCTTTTGGAGATTAACACAGATTGGTTCTGGTTTCTACTGGGTTTAAGCTCTAGAGAAAGCTGCTTGTGAGTAGGAGCAGCTGGTTTAGATTTTTACTTGGCTTGTGTAACTGAAAACTGGTTTAATTTCTGGTCCCAAAACATTTGGCTCATTCATTTCTCTTGCATTCACATGTGCTGCAGCAGTAAGAAGCTACACCCTGGTTTGTCAGCTTGCTTGGGCTTTATTGAGGCTGGAGAAGACTTCCCTGTGACTCTtacctcctgctgctccaaaaATCCGTCCTGTGGATAATCACCTTTGTCTCAGAAAACTCCCTGGTCAGATCTAAATGAGGAAAATCAGCTTGGTGTTGTGCTGGAGCGAGTTTGACCCAGCTCATCTCCACAAGCCAGTGCTGCCCAGAGGCTGGGGAAGGTCTgtgtgcaggcaggagcagtgggTGTGGGCAGCACCCCAGGCATGGCATGGGTTTGTGAGTGCCCAGTGCCAGCTCCCCGTTGGCTCCCAGTGTGGGTGGTGGGCACGGGGAgatgctgtgccctgctccgTGCCCTGCTCTGTCCGCAGGCAGCCACAGAGCCCCTGCCACCTCCTGGGTCCTCCTGGGCCGTGGGTGTTTCTGTCCCTGTGGGCAATGGCACTGTCCTGCCTTCAGGCCAAGGAGCACCAGAGACAGCCTGGTTTAACATCCCTAGGAAGGCTGTGATGGagtgagaagcagcagagttTGGTTCCTTTCTCTTCCCGGTGCCTGGCTCAGCCAGGGTGATCTAGTCACCTGGGTAATGTTTgacagctgggaaagcagcccCATGGAGGGTACTGGAATACTGCAGATCTGTGTGTCCCTGAATGTATTTGAATGGATCCCACCTTTGCAGTGAAGATCTGTTTGCAACTGTTGGGATTTTAGTGGGTTAAAACACGAGGTGGGGGCTGGGGCATCTTGACCTGGCATGCAAGGGGTTAACCTGTTGAGCTGTGGAACATCTGCTacaggaagagctgctggtgcaACTTGCTGGCATTATTTTAAGCATAGCTGACTTGGTTGAAGTGAGGTGCAGGCCTCCCTGTGCAGTAGGAGGTGATGGGATTCTGGGGGCAATACCTGGGTCTCTTCACCATcgttttcttcttcctttccgTTTGACATCCCTGTCTGGACCGAGCCGAGCATCATCTCTGCTCTCTCCCTCAGGCAGTGTTACTGAATTTAATGTGACAGCTCCTGTTGTGGAGAGGCctgaaatttacatttttagtCATCCAAAGGCTTTTCAAAGATTTGGAAAAGGACCAGTGAAATCTCGTCACTGTGGCTCAGCTGTATGATGGTTTCTGTAACGATGTTCTCTCAGGTTCTGGGATGTTCTCTCAGGTTCTGGGCGGTGGCTCATGAGGGCAGCGAGGCTTTTGAAGGCCAGAGGTGCCCCTGGAGTCTGAGATGTGGCAGGATTTCACAGTCACTGCTCTCTGCCAGGTTTCTGTATTTGCacaccctgctctgggcagttGAGGTGGGATGTTTCAGaagccttttttccccactggagtttctgttcctctctgctaagagcagcaggaaggtcgatgcaggctgcaggggagAGCCCCAAGGGCCCTGCCTGgcagtggggaagggaaggatggagctgtccctgcGGGATGGATCCTGTGGCCGCCCCTCAGTCAGAGCCGCCCGCCAGAACCCAGGCCAGGCTCTCCTCAAAGCTCCCTTTGCCTTGCAGATGAGCGGGTGGATCAGCGAACCTGCCTGATCTGCGGGGACAGGGCCACGGGGCTGCACTATGGCATCATCTCCTGCGAGGGCTGCAAGGGCTTCTTCAAGAGGAGCATCTGCAACAAGCGCGTGTACCGCTGCAGCCGCGACAAGAACTGCGTCATGTCCCGCAAGCAGCGCAACCGCTGCCAGTACTGCCGGCTGCTCAAGTGCCTGCAGATGGGCATGAACCGCAAAGGTAACGCCAGGGGCTGCCACGGGGAGCGGGGACACTGCCACCGTGGGGACTGCCATGGGGCACGGGGCACTGCCACTGTGGGGGCTGCCACGGGgagtggggacactgccaccgtGGGGACTGCCATGGGGCACGGGGCACTGCCACTGTGGGGGCTGCCACGGGgagtggggacactgccaccgtGGGGACTGCCATGGGGCACGGGGCACTGCCACTGTGGGGGCTGCCACGGGgagtggggacactgccactgtGGGGGCTGCCACGGGGAGCGGGGCACTGCCACCGTGGGACTGCCATggggcatggggacactgccaccgtGGGGGCTGCCACGGGGAGCGGGGACACTGCCACTGTGGGGACTGCCATGGGGAGCGGGGACACTGCCACCGTGGGGGCTGCCATGGGGCATGGGGCACTGCCACCGTGGGGGCTGCCATGGGGCACGGGGACACTGCCACTGTGGGACCCGCTGCCATGGGGCACGGGGCACTGCCACCGTGGGGGCTGCCATGGGGCACGGGGCACTGCCACCGTGGGGGCTGCCATGGGGCACGGGGCACTGCCACCGTGGGGGCTGCCACGGGGAGCGGGGACACTGCCACCGTGGGGACTGCCATGGGGCATGGGGACCCTGCCACTGTGGGGGCTGCCACGGGGAacggggacactgccaccatGGGGGCTGCCGCAGGGAGCGGGGGACACTGCCGCTGTGGGACTGCATGGCCACAGGGAGCGGGGACACTGCCACCGTGGGGACTGCCATGGGGCACGGGGCACTGCCACCGTGGGGGCTGCCATGGGgagtggggacactgccaccatGGGGGCTGCCATGGGGCATGGGGGCACTGCCACCGTGGGACTGCCAGGGACTgccacagggaacagggacactgCCATGGCCATGGGGAGGCAGAGAGAGGGGACGCTGCCACCGTGGGGTCCGCCCTTCCCTTGGTTGCCATCTTGTACTGCAATTCTGCCtcccaaactccctgcaaaaaaacccccaaaacttcAGCAAAATCGTGCATGGATTAAAAATTATGCACAGATACTAAGTTCTGATCTACTTCATTCCTATGTAGAGGAACAATCTGTGTTAACTGAAAGcatgtttaaatattttgagaatatttgtatttatgcTGAGCAAAGTGGTCTCTATTTCCATGCTTCAATCTACTAACAAGGCAAAAATTAAAGCACTTAAACAGGCTTTTAGAGTCCAAGAGATCTTACCTGTTTGCTGTCACGGGTGCTTagaccagcagctgctgcccacggTGAGGTGTGAGGGTTTTCCCTGAGCACCTGCTCTGGTTGGAACAGCTGTGGTCTGGGTGAGGGACAGCCACCCCTGGTCCCTAcgtgggcacaggtgagggacagccACCCCTGGTCCCCACGTGTGCACAGGTGAGGGAGGGACAGCCACCCCTGGTCCCCAcgtgggcacaggtgagggagGGACAGCCACCCCTGGTCCCCAcgtgggcacaggtgagggagGGACAGCCACCCCTGGTCCCCACGTGGGCACAGATGAGGGACAGCCACTCCTGATCCCCACGTGGGCACAGATGAGGGACAGCCACCCCTGGTCCCCatgtgggcacaggtgagggagGGACAGCCGCCCCTGGTCCCcatgtgtgcccaggtgagggaGGGACAGCCACCCCTGGTGCCCACGTGTGCACAGGTGAGGGAGGGACAGCCACCCCTGGTCCCCAcgtgggcacaggtgagggagGGACAGCCACCCCTGGTGCCCAcgtgggcacaggtgagggagGGACAGCCACCCCTGGTCCCCAcgtgggcacaggtgagggaaTGCCGTGGTATCACTTTCAGGATGGCCAGTCTGAAGTAACTCAGAAATTAGTAATTAAAGAAGGGGCTGTGGTTGATTTCAGTGCCACATCTCTACTCCTCGCTCCAGGTTTGAGTGTGTTTAACCTCTGGAGTGGCTGTTACCTGCTAAAAGCAGCGATTCCTTGGTTTGATGGCACAGGtgggagctggctctgctgccctggccgTGCAGTGACCATCCCGTTTGCcaccccccagtgtccccacatgGTTTagatgtggctgctgctggcctctGGGCCATTGCTCATGGGAAAGCGCCTGTCAGAGGCACTGAAACTTCATAAATTCACTGCAAATCCACCGGGATCTTCCTTGGAAAACACACTGGGGCCGAGATGGGGGAGTTGGGATCAGGGGTGtgctgtgggtctgggggcagcGCGGGTCCCTCACCTGGGGGTCCGGGGTGtactgggggtctggggggtaTCAGGGGTGtgctgtgggtctgggggtggcTCAGAGCCCCTCACCTGGGGGTCCGGGGTGTGCTGTGGGTCTGGGGTAGGCTCAGAGCCCCTCACCTGGGGGTCCGGGGTGtgctgtgggtctgggggtggcTCAGAGCCCCTCACCTGGGGGTCCGGGGTGtgctgtgggtctggggggtATCAGGGGTGtgctgtgggtctgggggtggcTCAGAGCCCCTCACCTGGGGGTCCGGGGTGTGCTGGGGGTCTGGGGTAGGCTCAGAGCCCCTCACCTGGGGGTCCGGGGTGtgctgtgggtctggggggtATCAGGGGTGtgctgtgggtctgggggtggcTCAGAGCCCCTCACCTGGGGGTCCGGGGTGtgctgtgggtctgggggtggcTCAGAGCCCCTCACCTGGGGGTCCGGGGTGtgctgtgggtctgggggtggcTCAGAGCCCCTCACCTGGGGGTCCGGGGTGtgctgtgggtctgggggtggcTCAGAGCCCCTCACCTGGGGGTCCGGGGTGtgctgtgggtctgggggtggcTCAGAGCCCCTCACCTGGGGGTCCGGGGTGTGCTGTGGGTCTGGGGACAGCGCGGGTCCCTCACCTGGGGGCGGCTCTCACCTGCGGGGGCGCAGCGCCACCTGCCGGCCGCACGCCcgccctccctgtcccctccttcccttccttttcctcctttccccttcccgtccttttcctcctttcctcttatcttaattttctcctttcctttttcttccttcccccaacAACCGTGTACATTTCGCTCCCCACTGGTGTCTCTGCCAAGGCccggggggctgcaggcagccctgaaTGTCCTCAGTGCTGGGTTCTGGAGCTTTCtcttcctgccctgtgcccaagTTATGGCACTGTTGGGTTGGAAAGTCCCTTCAATATTAGGTCtaaatacaataatttttaaGTTCAGATAAGGTGCAGAGCATAGCATTGGTAGGAAAGCCAGCTTTGAGGAGACTGGCTGTCATGCAACCCAGGACCAGGATGATATTCCAGAGAGTCCATCTGTATTTGGGAACCATTCTTGAGGCCTTTTTGATGGACCACCAGCAAAAACATTCCTGCATTTTGTTGCAGGTGTAAGCTATTGTCTGCTAAAATTATGCTTTGAAATCAAAATACCAAGGCAATTTGGGAAGCTTCTGAATCACAGTTAGTGGTAAAATATCttggaaatgtgaaaaattccCCCAGAATTCCTGTAATTCCAGTAagttaaaaaaccctaaaggGAGTAACAGCTAACTATGACAGcttttttacataattttttttttttttttaaagtgagaagctgatttatttttaagggcTGTCATAGGAAATAAACAGCCAGTGCTGTGCCTTGCTCAGGTCAGTGGTTGGGGTTtgggcaggcacagctcaggTCCTGTGGCCCtctcctgtgccctgctgaggcactccctgagctgcaggagcagcctcgAGGCACACGGGGAGGATTCCAGCTGAGGATATCTCAAACCAAGCAGCAGCGGGGCTTTTCTGGGACAGAAATTTTTGCTCAAATTTTGTGTCACTTTCTGCTCTGGGAgggcctcctgcagcccctgtgccaagCAGGGtgaggctgtgcagcagcaagGTCACCgtgcagctgggcagagcctcctgccaaGTCTGGCCAGGTCGTGGTGGGAAAGAGATCAGGCCCTGATAAacagggagcagcctgggagggggacacgggagcagggctgccactggcctctgcagggagagacagagggaagagCAAGGTACAGGAACTGCTGCAGGTTTATCCCCTTAGCTGGATTACACTGCACCTCCCTGGAAATTGATTAAAGAGCCTTAAAAATGCGGCTGAGAAATGATGCTGCCCCTCTGAagtgcagctgtgcagctcgGGTGGTAACTTGAGTTTTAACCAGCAGCTTTGCAAGCAGCCAGCAGGGTCAGACATCTCCCCTGTGTTTTCTGTGGTGGCTGTGGGAGATGTGACCCTCTGAAGGGACAGCAGGGCaagcaggcagcagtgcagtGCTTTGTGTCTGCGCTGGTGGCTGCACTGGGAGTGTCTCTCTGGAGCTTCACGGGGCTGTGGGTGGTGCAGTTGGGCGTGCTGGCCTCACATCTCATTTTCCAGCAGTCCTGGGCATTCACTGGGTTATTTCCAGAGGTCAGAAAGGGTTCCTTACCCTGTCCCACTTCTCAAATTATGCTGAAATCAGTTGTGATAAAGGATTGCTATTTCTTCATTGCCTGTCACTCGAGGAGCACATGGAGAAGGTAAAATCCTTGAGTAATGCTTGTAGCCCCATTGATGTGTCTGTGCCTTTTGGGGTGAGAACCATGCTGTGTGCTGCTCAAGCACTGGAGGTGTCTCTGTAAActtctttaatgaaaaaaatgaatctTTTAAGGTATAAAAACTTCTTTCAACATAAATAAGTATCTGCCTAATACCCTGCAGTAGTGTTCCTCACTAAGGTTTGGTTGTATCTTTCAGCAATCAGGGAGGATGGCATGCCaggaggcagaaacaaaagCATTGGACCTGTCCAGGTGAGCACGTGTGGCTGTCCCTCGTGGTTCCCTCCAGGTTTTGgtctcctgggctgggctgggctcacagcacagcagcagctcagccagagctggggctggcttgGTTGAGCCTGCATCACCCCTGGCCGTGCCTCCTGCTGGTGTGGCAGGGCTCTGGCTCTGTCAGAAACACATCAGGAGCTGTGGACTGGTAAACAGAGCTGTGTGCTGCCTGGACACACGGACAGGCTCACTGCAGCCTGTCCTTTGTGAGCCACACAAGGACGTCTGTCCCTCCCTGACTGCCAGTAAATCCCATCTGCCTGCTGCAATGCCTTCAGCTGTGCAAGCAGGGCACCAGTCAATGTCTGTCTGATTGATGGCCCAGCTTGTCCAGAGATGCCTTGTAAAGAGCGAGGGAattcagcacagcagcttgtgCCACAGCCTGAGGAATGATGGCCATTTCCAGCTTGCTCCTGGAAGAGAGGTCTTTTAAAAGTTTACTGTTTATTTTAGCAAAATAGAAATAACACTGAAAGCAATTTCTGTGGGTCTGAGTGCCTGGGAAGGagccctcagcccagcccaaagCGTGGGGAGCCAAGcaagctctgccctgctgggtggtgtcagacacagcctgccTGCAACCACACAAACCTCTTTCCAGCTGTTCACATTAAGGGACAtacacagaattaaaaataaaaaagatgccTCTaaatttttgttgcattttctgCGTTAGTGGTGGAACATTCCTCCAGTAGCATGCCCAGCACTTTCTTGAAACTTTATATTACAGTGAACTcaatttaaaagatttttactCTATTTTAGCTTTGTATATGTTACTCTCTAGAACTGAAGTATTAGATGCTCAATTGCTACTTCAGGTGCCACCTGGTTCCTATCTGGAGGAAAATAGGGAGCACTGTCTCCCTGTAAATGCATTCCTGAATGATTTTATATGAGTCACCTTGTCTCTCTTGATTGCTTTatcaaagcagagcctgccccacCTCCTGTTTGCCATTCCCTCTGCCAGTCCTGAGTGATGTTCCCAATGCCCTGGCCTCAATTTCTGCCAGGTTTTTCAGGGTGTGACAGTGGCTGATTTACAGCTCGTTGCCATGTCCATCTGACATCATCTTTTCATGTGTCAGTTCCTGTCTGCTGTGCTACCCTCACTTGAACGGTGCTGCTGGAGGTCACCACGATTACCTGTAAATAGAATTTTCCCTGTGTGTTGGTAAATGCAGAGGAAGGATTTGGTACCTGCAGGGGGGCgggagggccagccctgtcgGATGTGCCCACAAACAGAGGCTCTGCTGTTCTGTTCCCAACCATTGTGTCCTGTATTTGACAGATATCAGAGGAAGAGATTGAGAGAATTATGTCTGGGCAAGAATTTGAGGGAGAGGCAAACATGTCATGGAGCAACAACGGAGACAGTGACCATAGTTCCCCTGGAAATGGAGTTTCTGAGAGCAACCAGCCTTCACCTGTTTCTACTCCATCTTCAAGGTGGGAATGACCCCTGGAAGAATTTGGTGTTACAGGAATCTTGGATTTCTTTCCCTGAGTGATACTTGGGGTCAGTGTAGGGAAAACATGTGGGTGCATCTTTGTGTAAACTGCTCATGCAGCAGGTTCTTACTTCACTGATTGTGTTCTAAGACAAACAGGAACCAGGTTGAAAAGAATTGAACTGGGAAATGAGAAGTTTGTGAGCAAAGGAAGGTAATCTTGagttaaaattatatttaaaatgtacCTCAGTTTGTATTGTTTGTGTTTTCTGCAGATCTTGAGAACTTGATTGCCTTTCATTGCTCATTCTGCACAAGCTCTTTCTCTGCATTCTGCTCAGATTCTGAAAAAGAACCCATTTATGTTAGTAATTGGTGGTGTTATGTTAAAGTTGGCTGCTGTGAGTGCAAACCTCCTGATGCAGCCTTTGATTGTGAACACTGCAAGAATCTCAGACCTGGTCCCATCTACTTTCAGTTGCAGCCTAAGCTTGGCCTTGTTTGTGTTCACTGGCTGTGAGAGTACTTAATGTACAGTCCTAAATTCTGGCCCTGTGAGGAGGCCGGGGTGGAAGGGCTGGGAACAGGTGGGTTTTGGGTTTCTGCTTTGCTCCCTGAatggcagctcagcagcagctcccagatcTCCATCACGTGgagccagtgcccagccagctgGGTGTGCAGTCACTGAACTCAGAGGCATTTCCATTctgtttgctttccctattTCTGTTCACATTTCTGGTGACGCTGCACTGAATCAGGCAGAGTTTTGGGGCTGTACTGAAgagcttttccttctgcagtagGTCCGTGGAGCTGAACGGCTTCGCTGCACTCAGGGATCAGTACCTGGGCACGCCGGTGTCCACGCACTACCAGTACCTGCCGCACCTTTTCAGCTACTCGGCGCACTCGGCGCTGGTGGCGCCGCAGCCGCGCAGCCTGGAGCCGCAGTCGCAGGGCCTCATCAGCCAGCTGCTGTGTGCCGAGGACCTGGAGCCCCTCAGCACCCCCATGCTCATCGAGGACGGGTGcgtgtgacagggacagccccggggCGAGCAGCAAACCTCACCAACCTCACCTGGGGCTGCGGCTGGGCTGCGTGGGCCTGGCAGGGGCTCCGGGCTGCATGctctggccaggctgggtgcTGGGCAGATGGGTGACCCCAAGGGCTGTGAGGactcccctcagcccctgcccgggctgGGTGGGTGCTGACCAGCGTGGCTCCTGTCACCAGGTGACACCTAATTCCTTTGGCATTTGCCTTGTTTCCAAGTTCCCTGTCAGATGATGTCATTCAATGGTTTTAAtggtttttctgcctttgtaCTAACTGTGCCTGCAGGTACAAAGTGACTCAGGCAGAGCTGTTTGCGTTGCTGTGTCGTCTGGCGGATGAATTGCTTTTCAGGCAGATTGCTTGGATCAAGAAGCTGCCGTTCTTCTGCGAACTCTCCATCAAGGACTATACCTGCCTGCTCAGCTCTACGTGGCAGGAGCTGATCCTGCTCTCCTCGCTGACTGTTTACAGCAAGCAGATCTTTGGTGACCTTGCAGATGTCACCTCCAAGTACTCTCCCTCTGACGACGAGCTGCACAGGTGAGATGGGCGGAGCTCAGGGTGAGACAGCGAGGTCTGGGGATGAGGAGCCATGGGAGCCCAA is drawn from Haemorhous mexicanus isolate bHaeMex1 chromosome 21, bHaeMex1.pri, whole genome shotgun sequence and contains these coding sequences:
- the NR6A1 gene encoding nuclear receptor subfamily 6 group A member 1 isoform X2, giving the protein MELEPPAELPEPRAASKGPPRSATDVEQMSSSSPVLPVNSVGNERVDQRTCLICGDRATGLHYGIISCEGCKGFFKRSICNKRVYRCSRDKNCVMSRKQRNRCQYCRLLKCLQMGMNRKAIREDGMPGGRNKSIGPVQISEEEIERIMSGQEFEGEANMSWSNNGDSDHSSPGNGVSESNQPSPVSTPSSRSVELNGFAALRDQYLGTPVSTHYQYLPHLFSYSAHSALVAPQPRSLEPQSQGLISQLLCAEDLEPLSTPMLIEDGYKVTQAELFALLCRLADELLFRQIAWIKKLPFFCELSIKDYTCLLSSTWQELILLSSLTVYSKQIFGDLADVTSKYSPSDDELHRFSEEGMEVMERLIYLFRKFNQLKVSNEEYACMKAINFLNQDIRGLTNASQLEQLNKRYWYVCQDFTEYKYPHQPNRFPDLMMCLPEIRYIAGKMVNVPLEQLPLLFKAVLHSCKTSVSKE
- the NR6A1 gene encoding nuclear receptor subfamily 6 group A member 1 isoform X1, which codes for MELEPPAELPEPRAASKGPPRSATDVEQMSSSSPVLPVNSVGNERVDQRTCLICGDRATGLHYGIISCEGCKGFFKRSICNKRVYRCSRDKNCVMSRKQRNRCQYCRLLKCLQMGMNRKAIREDGMPGGRNKSIGPVQISEEEIERIMSGQEFEGEANMSWSNNGDSDHSSPGNGVSESNQPSPVSTPSSSRSVELNGFAALRDQYLGTPVSTHYQYLPHLFSYSAHSALVAPQPRSLEPQSQGLISQLLCAEDLEPLSTPMLIEDGYKVTQAELFALLCRLADELLFRQIAWIKKLPFFCELSIKDYTCLLSSTWQELILLSSLTVYSKQIFGDLADVTSKYSPSDDELHRFSEEGMEVMERLIYLFRKFNQLKVSNEEYACMKAINFLNQDIRGLTNASQLEQLNKRYWYVCQDFTEYKYPHQPNRFPDLMMCLPEIRYIAGKMVNVPLEQLPLLFKAVLHSCKTSVSKE
- the NR6A1 gene encoding nuclear receptor subfamily 6 group A member 1 isoform X3, translating into MELEPPAELPEPRAASKGPPRSDERVDQRTCLICGDRATGLHYGIISCEGCKGFFKRSICNKRVYRCSRDKNCVMSRKQRNRCQYCRLLKCLQMGMNRKAIREDGMPGGRNKSIGPVQISEEEIERIMSGQEFEGEANMSWSNNGDSDHSSPGNGVSESNQPSPVSTPSSSRSVELNGFAALRDQYLGTPVSTHYQYLPHLFSYSAHSALVAPQPRSLEPQSQGLISQLLCAEDLEPLSTPMLIEDGYKVTQAELFALLCRLADELLFRQIAWIKKLPFFCELSIKDYTCLLSSTWQELILLSSLTVYSKQIFGDLADVTSKYSPSDDELHRFSEEGMEVMERLIYLFRKFNQLKVSNEEYACMKAINFLNQDIRGLTNASQLEQLNKRYWYVCQDFTEYKYPHQPNRFPDLMMCLPEIRYIAGKMVNVPLEQLPLLFKAVLHSCKTSVSKE
- the NR6A1 gene encoding nuclear receptor subfamily 6 group A member 1 isoform X4, producing the protein MKRDSTCMEDERVDQRTCLICGDRATGLHYGIISCEGCKGFFKRSICNKRVYRCSRDKNCVMSRKQRNRCQYCRLLKCLQMGMNRKAIREDGMPGGRNKSIGPVQISEEEIERIMSGQEFEGEANMSWSNNGDSDHSSPGNGVSESNQPSPVSTPSSSRSVELNGFAALRDQYLGTPVSTHYQYLPHLFSYSAHSALVAPQPRSLEPQSQGLISQLLCAEDLEPLSTPMLIEDGYKVTQAELFALLCRLADELLFRQIAWIKKLPFFCELSIKDYTCLLSSTWQELILLSSLTVYSKQIFGDLADVTSKYSPSDDELHRFSEEGMEVMERLIYLFRKFNQLKVSNEEYACMKAINFLNQDIRGLTNASQLEQLNKRYWYVCQDFTEYKYPHQPNRFPDLMMCLPEIRYIAGKMVNVPLEQLPLLFKAVLHSCKTSVSKE